One genomic segment of Chroogloeocystis siderophila 5.2 s.c.1 includes these proteins:
- a CDS encoding lipopolysaccharide biosynthesis protein has protein sequence MNYSAAKSQHILGGTIRIFLAEALLLPTGIVTAGFLTRQFGPEGYGLFTLAATLIAWVEWSVTSVFTRTTIKFVGEADDWHPVATTVLRLHLAVGCAAMLLVWLCAYPIANLLDERAIAMYLILFAIDIPLFCLAYAHRSILVGIGGFNQRANATAGRWIARLLLILLLVELGLSIPGAILSTIGASIVELAISRCYIRPSLLTHSSFPPRQLANYAVPLFMFALSMRLYDKLDLFALKVLGGTAAEAGFYGAAQNLSLIPGIFSLSFSPLLLSSLSRTLHNGDIESAKKMSQNALRAIVAILTVAGMIAGAAPEIVQLIFGNAFLSTAPLLAILIFGAIALAMISTTTAILTAASKPNWTFVLTAPLVPLAVVGYTLVIPLWGAIGAAWVFTLCATFGAAVTVGAVYYLLHVLPPASTVLRSCLICASVYAIAAIVPTQGLLLLLKLFGITLLIPLLFWLLGEFSQAEIYQIILLLKSKLKHQKSH, from the coding sequence ATGAATTACTCTGCTGCAAAAAGTCAACATATTCTAGGTGGAACAATCCGCATTTTTTTAGCAGAAGCGTTGTTGTTACCAACAGGAATCGTAACTGCGGGCTTTCTGACGCGGCAATTTGGTCCTGAAGGATATGGTTTATTTACACTTGCTGCAACGCTGATTGCTTGGGTAGAGTGGAGTGTAACGTCGGTTTTTACTCGCACGACGATTAAGTTTGTGGGCGAAGCTGATGATTGGCATCCTGTCGCAACGACAGTACTGCGGTTACATCTCGCTGTGGGTTGCGCGGCGATGTTACTCGTTTGGTTGTGTGCTTATCCAATTGCTAATTTACTCGACGAGCGGGCGATCGCGATGTATTTAATTTTGTTTGCGATCGACATTCCATTGTTTTGCTTGGCGTATGCACACCGCAGTATCCTGGTTGGTATTGGTGGTTTTAATCAACGCGCGAACGCTACTGCTGGGCGTTGGATTGCACGATTGCTGCTTATTTTACTCTTAGTTGAGCTAGGGCTTTCGATTCCTGGGGCAATTCTGAGTACAATCGGAGCCTCAATTGTCGAACTTGCAATTAGTCGTTGCTACATTCGTCCTTCGCTCTTGACTCACTCTAGCTTTCCCCCACGGCAATTAGCTAACTATGCTGTACCGCTGTTTATGTTTGCGCTGTCAATGCGTCTTTATGACAAGCTTGATTTATTTGCACTCAAAGTTCTCGGCGGTACCGCAGCCGAAGCAGGGTTTTATGGTGCTGCCCAAAACTTATCATTAATTCCAGGGATTTTTTCCCTCTCGTTCTCACCACTTTTGCTTTCTAGTCTTAGTCGTACTCTGCACAACGGTGACATAGAATCGGCAAAAAAGATGAGTCAAAATGCGTTGCGTGCGATCGTTGCGATATTAACCGTCGCTGGAATGATTGCTGGTGCTGCACCAGAAATCGTGCAATTAATTTTTGGCAATGCATTCTTATCAACTGCACCATTATTAGCCATTTTAATTTTTGGCGCGATCGCGTTAGCAATGATTTCAACAACAACAGCCATTCTAACCGCTGCAAGTAAACCTAATTGGACTTTTGTGCTAACTGCACCATTAGTTCCTTTAGCCGTTGTTGGGTATACATTAGTTATCCCTCTTTGGGGTGCAATTGGTGCAGCTTGGGTATTTACATTATGCGCCACATTCGGTGCAGCCGTGACAGTAGGGGCAGTTTACTATCTTTTACACGTGCTTCCTCCTGCGAGCACGGTATTGAGAAGTTGTTTAATTTGTGCGAGTGTTTACGCTATTGCAGCAATTGTACCGACACAGGGTTTACTACTATTACTCAAGCTATTCGGCATTACACTCTTAATTCCTTTATTGTTCTGGTTACTCGGTGAATTTAGCCAAGCCGAAATTTATCAAATTATTTTGCTACTTAAGTCCAAATTAAAGCATCAAAAATCGCATTAA
- a CDS encoding glycosyltransferase, producing the protein MSHESKLFVSVIIPVFNDAKRLKLCLSALEKQTYPQTLYEVIVVDNASDLEQNIASVVAQFKQTKTVYEHSPGSYAARNKGMSLAQGEVVAFTDADCIPTLNWIENGVRNLVGTPNCGLVAGKIEIFFKNPRRLTAVELYESIMALPQREFLEKHHYGATANVFTWKSVIEQVGVFDASLKSSGDVEWGQRVAKYGYKQVYAEDTCVAHPARSSWRELYKRSIRHAGGFYDLQVKTSKTFWERNHKFFVSLFQDLTPPLNFTLNVFLDSRLENFTQKAKVSSVMFFIRYVSAWEKIRLKFGGDSARE; encoded by the coding sequence ATGTCCCACGAATCAAAATTATTTGTTTCTGTCATTATTCCAGTATTTAATGATGCTAAGCGCTTAAAGCTTTGTCTAAGCGCGTTGGAAAAACAAACTTATCCACAAACACTCTATGAAGTTATTGTAGTTGACAATGCTTCTGACCTAGAACAAAATATTGCTAGCGTAGTTGCTCAGTTTAAACAGACAAAGACTGTTTACGAACATTCTCCAGGTTCTTATGCGGCGCGTAATAAAGGCATGTCGCTCGCTCAAGGTGAAGTTGTTGCCTTTACAGATGCTGATTGTATTCCTACACTAAATTGGATTGAAAACGGCGTAAGAAATCTTGTAGGAACGCCAAATTGTGGCTTAGTCGCAGGTAAGATAGAAATCTTTTTCAAAAACCCACGACGGCTAACAGCGGTAGAACTCTACGAAAGTATTATGGCACTACCGCAGCGAGAATTTCTCGAAAAACATCACTATGGTGCAACAGCAAATGTTTTTACTTGGAAAAGTGTGATTGAGCAAGTAGGAGTTTTTGACGCTAGCTTAAAATCGAGTGGTGATGTTGAATGGGGACAGCGTGTAGCTAAATATGGTTATAAACAAGTTTATGCAGAAGATACCTGTGTTGCTCATCCAGCTAGATCTTCTTGGCGTGAACTTTACAAAAGAAGCATTCGACACGCTGGCGGTTTTTATGATTTACAAGTGAAAACTTCTAAAACATTTTGGGAAAGAAATCATAAGTTTTTTGTTAGCTTATTTCAAGATCTCACACCACCTTTAAATTTTACATTAAATGTATTTTTGGATTCCAGATTAGAAAATTTCACACAGAAAGCCAAAGTTTCTTCTGTCATGTTTTTTATTCGATACGTGAGTGCTTGGGAGAAAATAAGATTGAAATTTGGTGGAGATTCAGCAAGAGAGTAG
- a CDS encoding peroxiredoxin, translating to MTLAVGTDAPSFTAKDTNGNTVSLSDFAGKTVVLYFYPKDDTPGCTKQACSFRDARTEYQSKDIVVLGVSKDDEASHQQFTQKYNLNFPLLADTDGSIIKAYDVDGGGYAKRVTYVIDPNGKIIHIDSAVNTSTHASDVLAALGL from the coding sequence ATGACTCTAGCCGTTGGTACTGATGCTCCTAGCTTTACTGCCAAAGATACAAATGGCAATACTGTCTCACTATCTGACTTTGCTGGGAAAACAGTAGTTTTGTACTTCTATCCAAAAGACGACACCCCTGGTTGCACTAAGCAAGCTTGTAGCTTTCGCGATGCTCGAACCGAATATCAAAGCAAAGATATTGTTGTTTTGGGTGTAAGTAAAGACGACGAAGCTTCACACCAACAGTTTACGCAGAAGTACAATTTGAATTTTCCGCTGCTAGCTGATACGGATGGCTCAATTATCAAAGCTTACGATGTAGATGGTGGCGGCTATGCTAAGCGCGTAACTTACGTCATCGATCCGAATGGCAAGATCATTCATATAGATAGTGCAGTAAATACGTCAACTCACGCTAGTGACGTGTTAGCAGCACTAGGACTGTAA
- a CDS encoding glycosyltransferase family 2 protein yields the protein MTSSTNQELLFSIIIPTYARPDRLKNCLHAIAQLDYPRDRFEVIVVDDGSPMSLELVVKPFSNQFTLTLLKEVNSGPATARNHGAAKANGKFLVFTDDDCMPVSSWLTALEKCFETAPECLIGGKILNALTDNLCSTASQLLIDYLYAYYNSTAQQAQFFASNNFAVPAKLFRSLGGFDTTFPLAAGEDREFCDRWLYSGYSMLYAPEVQVYHAHKLSLRSFWRQHFNYGRGAFYFHQARSRRNVEQIEIEPLSFYFNLLRYPLSVRSQHPVVLSIFFVISQIANITGFFWERSHQKYKDLTTSQTVA from the coding sequence ATGACATCATCAACGAATCAAGAACTTTTATTCTCTATTATTATTCCTACTTATGCTCGCCCTGATCGCCTAAAAAATTGTCTACACGCGATCGCGCAACTTGATTATCCACGCGATCGCTTTGAGGTGATTGTCGTAGATGACGGTAGTCCAATGTCGTTAGAACTTGTGGTGAAACCTTTTAGCAATCAGTTTACGCTGACACTATTGAAGGAAGTTAATTCGGGACCAGCAACCGCACGTAATCATGGTGCTGCAAAAGCTAACGGGAAGTTTCTTGTTTTTACTGACGATGACTGCATGCCAGTTTCTAGTTGGTTAACTGCCCTAGAGAAGTGCTTTGAAACAGCGCCAGAGTGTTTAATTGGTGGAAAGATATTGAATGCTTTAACCGATAACCTGTGTTCAACAGCAAGTCAGTTGTTAATTGATTATTTGTACGCCTATTACAACTCTACTGCACAGCAAGCACAGTTTTTTGCTTCTAATAATTTTGCTGTACCCGCGAAACTGTTTCGTAGTTTAGGTGGTTTTGATACTACTTTTCCGTTAGCCGCAGGCGAAGATCGGGAATTTTGTGATCGCTGGTTATACTCTGGTTACTCAATGCTTTATGCTCCAGAAGTTCAAGTTTACCACGCGCATAAATTATCACTACGTTCATTTTGGCGTCAGCACTTCAATTATGGACGTGGCGCTTTTTATTTCCACCAAGCGCGATCGCGGCGTAATGTAGAGCAAATTGAAATTGAGCCGCTATCATTTTATTTTAATTTATTGCGATATCCGTTATCAGTGCGATCGCAGCATCCCGTAGTGTTATCTATTTTCTTTGTTATATCTCAAATAGCGAACATTACTGGATTTTTTTGGGAACGCTCTCATCAAAAATATAAAGATTTAACAACTTCACAAACTGTAGCATAA
- a CDS encoding glycosyltransferase: MPSSNKQLSVSVIVPVHNGGESFRRCLSSIMAAVPPPHEVIVVADGDTDGSWSIAQEYSVKVLKLPVCSGPAKARNLGAQAATGDILFFVDADVTIYPDTIRQVAIAFSCEPELAALIGSYDDAPGAKNFLSQYKNLLHHYVHQTACEDASTFWGACGAIRREVFFAVGGFDNRYRRPTIEDIELGYRLKQAGYTIKLCKSLQVKHLKRWGVISLLRADFFYRALPWTELILRDRQPLNDLNLQLSSRLSVVLTFALLGAVIGSAWWTNLLGVVVLLSGLLLFLNAPVYQFFVRQRGWWFALRVIPWHWLYYFYCGLAYAIGTGRHYWRQNKRFAFSQTS; this comes from the coding sequence ATGCCTTCCTCTAATAAACAACTCTCCGTTTCTGTAATCGTTCCAGTCCACAATGGGGGTGAGAGTTTCCGCCGTTGCTTGTCTAGCATCATGGCTGCTGTTCCTCCTCCGCATGAAGTTATTGTTGTAGCTGATGGAGATACCGATGGCTCTTGGTCTATAGCACAAGAATATTCCGTAAAAGTACTGAAACTTCCTGTATGTAGTGGACCCGCAAAAGCACGTAATTTAGGTGCGCAGGCTGCTACGGGTGATATACTTTTCTTCGTAGATGCCGATGTCACAATTTATCCTGATACGATTCGCCAAGTTGCGATCGCATTTAGTTGCGAACCAGAATTAGCAGCATTGATTGGTTCTTATGATGATGCGCCTGGTGCTAAAAATTTTCTGTCGCAGTACAAAAATCTCTTGCATCACTACGTTCATCAAACAGCGTGTGAGGATGCGTCTACTTTCTGGGGGGCTTGTGGTGCGATTCGTCGTGAAGTTTTTTTCGCAGTAGGTGGTTTTGATAATCGTTACCGACGTCCCACTATTGAAGACATCGAATTAGGCTATCGATTAAAGCAAGCTGGTTACACAATTAAACTTTGCAAATCGCTGCAAGTTAAACACTTAAAACGCTGGGGAGTTATATCCTTACTGCGCGCAGACTTTTTCTATCGTGCGCTGCCTTGGACTGAGTTAATTTTACGCGATCGCCAACCACTCAATGATTTAAACTTACAACTTTCTAGCCGTCTGAGTGTTGTTTTAACCTTTGCATTGCTGGGTGCAGTCATTGGTAGTGCGTGGTGGACAAATTTGCTGGGCGTTGTTGTGTTATTAAGCGGATTGCTACTTTTCCTCAATGCTCCAGTTTACCAATTTTTTGTACGCCAGCGCGGTTGGTGGTTTGCGCTGCGGGTGATTCCTTGGCACTGGCTTTACTACTTCTACTGCGGTTTAGCCTACGCGATTGGGACAGGTCGTCATTATTGGCGTCAAAACAAGCGATTCGCTTTTAGCCAAACTTCATAG
- a CDS encoding glycosyltransferase family 2 protein yields MTLPCFSIIIETENLSSAELEGLSRCLDTLANQDVSPTTANEVLIVESGDVPVDVIERLRRDYPWLTFRRAEPGIDYYAAKMQGVGFTTGDVIVFCDSDCTYRSDWLRNLLTPFAENQDIQVVAGETTTPILNPYELAIALTYIFPRFSHLSFLQPSSNYFCNNVAFRRDFLLKYPIPTQLPIYRGNCVVHARSLKTQGYTIWKQPQSQATHAVPNGLSHFFWRFLLLGYDAIAVCRLSYDAHQSQLIQDLRACLRLSWNKATEFASRVYTVFAEDWRRIVYLPLALPIALAALVLYFTGLILGWVKPNAFLNAGDKVEVSWEQS; encoded by the coding sequence ATGACTTTACCTTGCTTTTCCATTATTATTGAGACGGAAAATTTATCGAGTGCGGAATTAGAAGGACTGTCACGCTGTTTGGATACGCTAGCGAATCAAGACGTATCTCCGACAACGGCTAACGAAGTTCTGATCGTTGAAAGTGGTGATGTTCCTGTAGATGTGATTGAGCGGTTGCGTCGAGATTATCCTTGGTTGACTTTTCGCCGCGCCGAACCAGGAATTGATTATTATGCAGCAAAAATGCAAGGCGTGGGTTTCACGACTGGAGACGTTATTGTCTTTTGCGATTCGGACTGCACTTATCGATCTGATTGGTTGCGCAATTTATTGACTCCGTTTGCTGAGAATCAAGATATTCAAGTTGTAGCTGGAGAAACAACAACACCCATTTTAAATCCATACGAATTGGCGATCGCCTTAACGTATATTTTTCCTCGTTTCTCGCACTTGTCATTTTTGCAACCGTCTTCGAATTACTTTTGTAACAATGTTGCTTTTCGGCGTGATTTTCTGCTGAAATATCCGATTCCTACGCAGCTACCAATCTATCGCGGGAACTGCGTTGTCCACGCGCGATCGCTCAAAACACAAGGTTATACAATTTGGAAGCAGCCACAATCACAAGCAACTCATGCTGTACCTAACGGCTTGTCACACTTTTTCTGGCGTTTCTTGCTCCTAGGCTACGATGCGATCGCTGTGTGTCGGTTGTCATACGATGCTCATCAATCACAGCTAATACAAGATTTACGGGCTTGTTTGCGCTTGAGTTGGAATAAAGCAACTGAGTTTGCAAGTCGCGTTTACACTGTTTTTGCCGAAGACTGGCGGCGAATAGTTTATCTACCGTTAGCTCTACCAATTGCTTTAGCAGCCTTAGTGCTTTATTTTACAGGTTTGATTTTGGGTTGGGTTAAACCTAATGCTTTCCTGAATGCTGGCGACAAAGTGGAAGTGAGTTGGGAACAGTCTTAA
- a CDS encoding ShlB/FhaC/HecB family hemolysin secretion/activation protein → MNIDILGKLQTEKGIAIALSIIPILITKSVLAQSPPSGVTLPPDTPETIERTIPQPPQPPQTPPELPSPAPRLEVPPTPSPETPPPIGDRFVVNKVEVLGSTVLQDEIAELTQAFTNREVTFEDLIQLRTDITQLYINNGYVTSGAFLPVNQDITSGIVTIQVVEGELERINVDGLQRLRSEYVRSRLELATKTPVNQQRLERVLQLLQIDPLIRQVNAELTAGSTAGRNVLQVSLQENPPFTAGLNTDNRQSPSIGSLQGSVFATHNNLLGFGDRLSAEYGITEGLNIYDINYTIPVNASNGTLALRYGNSDSRIIEDPFRDFDIKSDTRTLSLSFRQPVSQTPTNEFGLSLAFDLRRSRTFLLGEPFSFNEGPDNGESRVSVIRFAQDWVDRGTTRVLAARSQFSFGIDAFDATINDTGTDGQFFSWLGQFQWVQQLSTRIVLLSRIDAQLTPDSLLSLERFGLGGVDTVRGYGQNQIVADNAILGSVEVRFPLTSDPNRLQIAPFVEIGTAWNNRFPNPDPATLAGLGVGLHWLVSPSLALRLDYGIPLIAVTNQGNSLQDNGFYFSLRYQPF, encoded by the coding sequence ATGAATATTGATATTCTTGGTAAACTTCAAACTGAGAAAGGAATAGCGATCGCCCTAAGCATTATCCCCATTCTCATTACCAAAAGTGTCTTAGCACAATCTCCACCGTCAGGAGTCACGCTTCCACCCGATACACCAGAAACAATCGAACGCACGATTCCTCAACCGCCGCAACCACCCCAAACACCCCCAGAATTACCATCACCCGCACCGAGATTAGAAGTTCCCCCAACTCCATCACCCGAAACTCCTCCTCCGATAGGCGATCGCTTTGTTGTCAACAAAGTAGAAGTACTAGGAAGCACAGTTTTACAAGACGAAATTGCTGAACTAACTCAAGCTTTCACAAACCGTGAAGTCACTTTTGAAGATTTAATTCAGCTACGTACCGATATTACTCAGCTATATATCAATAATGGCTATGTCACCTCTGGTGCATTTTTGCCTGTAAACCAAGATATTACTAGTGGTATTGTTACAATCCAAGTTGTTGAAGGCGAACTCGAACGTATTAATGTTGATGGATTACAAAGGTTGCGATCAGAATATGTGCGATCGCGTTTAGAACTTGCAACCAAAACACCCGTCAATCAACAACGCCTAGAACGTGTATTACAACTATTGCAAATTGATCCCTTAATTCGTCAAGTCAATGCAGAATTAACCGCAGGAAGTACCGCTGGGCGCAATGTGTTGCAAGTCAGTCTGCAAGAAAATCCTCCCTTCACTGCTGGCTTGAATACAGATAATCGTCAGTCTCCTAGCATTGGTTCGCTACAAGGAAGTGTATTTGCAACCCACAATAATCTATTAGGATTTGGCGATCGCTTGAGTGCAGAGTATGGAATTACCGAAGGACTCAATATTTATGACATTAACTATACAATTCCCGTAAATGCCAGCAATGGTACACTTGCTTTACGTTACGGTAACAGTGATAGCCGGATTATTGAAGATCCTTTTCGCGATTTCGATATCAAAAGCGATACCCGCACCTTGTCACTGTCATTTCGTCAGCCTGTTTCACAAACTCCTACCAACGAATTTGGATTATCTTTAGCATTTGATCTGCGTCGCAGTCGTACCTTTTTACTTGGCGAACCATTTTCCTTTAATGAAGGACCTGACAATGGAGAATCACGAGTGAGTGTAATACGCTTTGCTCAAGATTGGGTAGATCGTGGGACAACACGAGTCTTAGCCGCGCGATCGCAATTTAGTTTTGGCATTGATGCGTTTGATGCAACAATTAACGATACTGGTACTGATGGGCAATTTTTTAGTTGGTTAGGACAATTTCAATGGGTGCAGCAACTATCAACTAGAATTGTTTTACTCTCTCGCATTGATGCACAGTTGACACCAGACTCGTTACTATCACTAGAAAGATTCGGTCTTGGTGGAGTAGATACCGTCCGAGGCTACGGTCAAAATCAAATAGTTGCAGACAATGCCATCTTAGGTTCAGTAGAAGTTCGTTTTCCACTAACATCCGATCCAAATCGACTACAAATAGCACCCTTTGTTGAAATCGGTACAGCTTGGAATAATCGCTTTCCCAACCCTGATCCTGCAACACTTGCTGGTTTAGGAGTGGGCTTACATTGGTTAGTCAGCCCAAGTCTAGCGCTTCGCCTTGATTATGGTATTCCTTTAATTGCAGTCACCAACCAAGGAAACTCCTTACAAGACAATGGTTTTTACTTCTCTTTACGTTATCAACCTTTTTGA
- a CDS encoding NAD(P)/FAD-dependent oxidoreductase, whose protein sequence is MHHPVVIIGAGPAGLTAAYELVKNGIKPIIFEKGDKVGGISRTETYKGYHFDIGGHRFFTKVEEVQQLWLEVLGNEFIKVPRLSRIYYRGKYYNYPLSLFNTLSNLGVFESFLILLSYLQAKLQPNPVEENLEQWVINRFGKRLYKTFFKTYTEKVWGIPCNEIQAEWAAQRIKGLSLKKAITNALFGTNNTKTLIKEFDYPVLGPGMMWQKFQAAVESKGGQVDLNSGVVRLEHNSKRIERVIVKQDGKLVSIAGDHFISSMPITTLIQCLDPLPPDTVLQAARKLNYRDFLIVALVVNREHLFPDNWIYIHSPEVKVGRIQNFKNWSAAMVPDPSKTCLGMEYFCTKGDGVWTMSDTELLDLATIELAKLGLANAADVEDGVIIRQPKAYPVYDHEYRRHLKVIQDYLATFENLQTTGRNGMHRYNNQDHSMLTGWLAAKNILGENHDLWEVNTERSYYEEFTTKPAQQEKVLAKV, encoded by the coding sequence ATGCATCATCCTGTAGTCATTATCGGTGCAGGTCCAGCTGGTCTTACGGCTGCATATGAACTTGTTAAAAATGGTATCAAGCCGATCATATTTGAAAAAGGCGACAAAGTTGGTGGAATCTCGCGCACAGAAACTTATAAAGGCTACCACTTTGATATTGGCGGACACCGCTTTTTTACCAAAGTAGAAGAAGTACAACAATTGTGGCTCGAAGTTCTTGGTAATGAGTTTATCAAAGTTCCTAGACTGTCACGAATCTACTACCGAGGTAAGTATTATAACTATCCGTTAAGCTTGTTCAACACATTATCTAACTTAGGTGTTTTTGAAAGCTTTCTCATTTTGCTTAGCTATCTTCAAGCAAAATTGCAACCTAATCCCGTTGAAGAAAATCTAGAACAGTGGGTAATTAACCGCTTTGGCAAACGACTTTATAAAACATTTTTTAAAACTTACACTGAAAAAGTTTGGGGAATTCCTTGTAATGAAATTCAAGCTGAATGGGCAGCACAGCGAATTAAAGGATTATCACTTAAGAAAGCAATTACAAATGCTTTATTTGGAACTAATAATACTAAAACTTTAATTAAAGAATTTGACTACCCTGTTCTTGGTCCAGGAATGATGTGGCAGAAATTTCAAGCAGCAGTAGAGAGTAAAGGTGGTCAAGTTGATCTTAACAGTGGTGTTGTCCGTTTAGAGCATAACAGTAAGCGTATTGAGCGCGTAATTGTGAAACAAGATGGCAAACTTGTGAGTATTGCTGGAGATCATTTTATTTCTAGTATGCCGATCACAACTTTGATTCAATGCCTCGATCCGTTACCACCTGATACGGTATTGCAAGCTGCGCGAAAACTTAATTATCGAGATTTCTTGATTGTCGCACTTGTTGTCAATCGCGAACATTTATTTCCAGATAACTGGATTTATATTCATAGTCCAGAAGTTAAAGTAGGACGCATTCAAAACTTCAAAAACTGGAGTGCAGCAATGGTTCCTGATCCCTCTAAAACTTGTTTAGGAATGGAATACTTCTGTACAAAAGGTGATGGAGTTTGGACAATGTCTGACACTGAATTACTTGATTTAGCAACAATTGAACTTGCTAAGTTAGGTTTAGCAAATGCGGCTGATGTAGAAGATGGAGTCATTATTCGTCAACCTAAAGCATACCCTGTTTATGACCACGAATATCGCCGTCATCTCAAAGTGATTCAAGACTATTTAGCAACATTTGAGAACCTGCAAACAACAGGTCGTAACGGAATGCATCGCTATAACAATCAAGATCATTCGATGCTTACAGGATGGTTAGCTGCTAAAAATATTTTGGGTGAGAATCACGATTTATGGGAAGTAAACACCGAACGTTCGTATTACGAAGAATTTACCACAAAGCCAGCGCAGCAAGAGAAAGTATTGGCAAAGGTGTAA